The following proteins are encoded in a genomic region of Gossypium hirsutum isolate 1008001.06 chromosome D05, Gossypium_hirsutum_v2.1, whole genome shotgun sequence:
- the LOC121216877 gene encoding probable disease resistance protein At4g27220 gives MEYVEPVVGIANCLGTPVCKYLQYHRKLNDYVRNFKRIRDDLNCKMEDIKLQLKAELLSPLGKIPKQGVENWLKAVKEMIREAQVVENKVSNGRYLCRACNGKLVDEKTQEMKEFLNNAPNASEGLAMDGPSAGLPLPTSELVGEEAVRNEIWACLMQEEVSKIGVWGMGGVGKTTIIKHIHNDLLKEQRFERVIWVTISKEFNVMKVQDDIADALKLKEGWPSGDKLRRAAILSEMLKNAGKHVLILDDMWDKVALEEVGIPEPSGSNGCKLVLTTRSEHVCKYMGCKVIKVKPLSKEEALILFLNKVGPNIVQSPTIMPTLKLVVNECAGLPLTIVVVAGTMKGEDNPRIWKNALKELKERIGKVEGVEAEVIERLKFSFDHLKDEKVKYCFLHCALYPEDFGIEKDELIECWIEEGFIGDMTTRQEMKDKGHVILKKLEVNCLLENVSSERVKMHDAVRDMALSITRMNPRYMIQAGLQLEELPEKVQWSPDIEKVSLMYNSISEVSIDVLPTKCQLLTTLLLGNNPIKKISISFFTNMPCLSVLNLSYTKIKSLPNSISELKNLTTLLLCGCFELRDLPCLLMLQELKKLDLSRTKIEEVPEGMDMLIKLRYLGLQVFSLKEIPAGLLPKLVHLQHLSFEVDNEKTSLKAEEMEPLKKLECFTGRFEDINEFNKFISSLQQSKKNLIKYSLHVGLSYKKNFMKYILPISLYRRDKRLTIAGVQNWEGDLIMHPIEIQELNILKCDYLRNLVDDNSSFKNAIDLRVCRILGCEGIECVVSLSSFASSSAHPCQCLEMLYLQDLPKLSALIMKDEGIGSATTSTLVPSATFSHLKEITIYSCSSMKTLLPHWLLPNLQNLERILVRSSSQLVEILGAETSEVEENGSDALIKFHLPKLRKLELWVLPNLKSICSKSGVMVCDSLQLINITICDRLKRIPPFVPLVGNGQPFAYAPPSLTITSRKEWWESLEWDDHPNFKNVLQPLWKEDRGFWRYR, from the exons ATGGAGTACGTAGAGCCTGTTGTCGGCATTGCAAATTGTCTCGGAACTCCTGTTTGTAAATATTTGCAATATCACAGAAAGCTGAACGATTATGTGAGAAACTTCAAGAGGATCAGAGATGATTTGAATTGCAAAATGGAAGATATAAAGCTGCAATTGAAAGCAGAGCTTCTTAGTCCTCTGGGGAAGATACCAAAGCAGGGAGTTGAAAATTGGTTGAAAGCTGTGAAAGAGATGATTAGGGAAGCACAAGTTGTTGAAAACAAAGTCAGTAACGGGAGATATCTCTGTCGTGCTTGCAACGGGAAGCTGGTTGATGAAAAGACTCAAGAAATGAAGGAATTTCTTAATAACGCTCCTAATGCCTCTGAAGGTCTTGCCATGGATGGTCCAAGTGCTGGGTTGCCACTGCCAACATCAGAACTAGTTGGAGAAGAAGCTGTCAGAAATGAGATTTGGGCATGTTTGATGCAGGAGGAGGTGAGCAAGATTGGGGTTTGGGGGATGGGTGGTGTGGGTAAAACCACTATCATAAAGCACATCCACAATGATCTTTTGAAAGAACAAAGATTCGAAAGGGTAATCTGGGTTACCATATCAAAGGAGTTCAATGTCATGAAGGTACAAGATGATATTGCAGATGCTTTGAAGTTGAAGGAAGGTTGGCCCAGTGGAGACAAGCTCAGACGAGCAGCAATCTTGTCAGAAATGCTGAAGAACGCAGGAAAGCATGTTCTAATCCTAGATGATATGTGGGATAAAGTCGCTCTAGAGGAAGTTGGGATCCCCGAGCCAAGTGGTAGCAATGGCTGCAAGTTGGTGTTGACAACCCGTTCGGAGCATGTCTGTAAGTATATGGGTTGTAAGGTGATAAAAGTGAAGCCACTTTCAAAAGAAGAGGCATTGATACTATTCTTGAATAAAGTTGGACCTAACATAGTTCAAAGTCCAACTATAATGCCTACTTTGAAGCTTGTTGTCAACGAATGTGCGGGTCTACCTCTTACAATTGTCGTGGTAGCTGGTACCATGAAAGGAGAAGATAACCCTCGTATTTGGAAAAATGCACTCAAAGAATTGAAAGAGAGAATAGGGAAAGTGGAAGGAGTGGAAGCTGAGGTAATCGAGCGCTTGAAATTTAGCTTCGATCACTTAAAGGACGAGAAAGTGAAATATTGTTTCTTACATTGCGCATTATATCCCGAAGATTTTGGAATTGAAAAGGATGAACTAATTGAGTGCTGGATTGAAGAGGGATTCATAGGTGATATGACTACAAGACAAGAAATGAAAGATAAGGGCCATGTTATTTTGAAGAAATTAGAAGTTAATTGCTTGTTGGAAAATGTCTCGAGTGAAAGAGTAAAAATGCATGATGCAGTGAGAGACATGGCATTGTCGATCACAAGAATGAATCCTCGATACATGATACAAGCAGGTTTGCAATTAGAAGAGTTACCAGAAAAGGTGCAGTGGAGTCCGGATATTGAGAAAGTGTCACTTATGTATAACTCCATATCAGAAGTTTCCATAGATGTGCTGCCTACAAAATGCCAACTGCTCACAACCTTGTTATTGGGGAACAACCCTATAAAGAAGATCTCAATTTCTTTCTTCACAAACATGCCTTGTCTTAGTGTTCTCAATTTGTCCTATACGAAGATCAAAAGTTTACCAAATTCCATCTCTGAACTAAAGAACCTCACAACATTGTTGCTTTGTGGTTGTTTTGAATTAAGAGATCTACCATGTCTTTTGATGCTTCAAGAATTGAAGAAGTTGGATCTAAGTCGGACTAAAATTGAGGAAGTCCCTGAAGGAATGGATATGCTGATAAAGCTAAGATATCTTGGTCTTCAAGTGTTCAGTCTGAAAGAGATACCCGCTGGACTTTTACCAAAACTCGTTCACCTTCAGCACTTGAGTTTTGAAGTGGACAATGAAAAAACAAGTCTAAAAGCAGAGGAGATGGAACCATTGAAGAAGTTGGAGTGCTTTACCGGACGTTTCGAAGACATCAATGAATTCAATAAGTTCATCTCCTCATTGCAACAAAGTAAGAAAAATCTCATCAAGTACTCTTTACATGTGGGCTTATCTTATAAGAAAAATTTCATGAAGTACATCTTACCTATTTCCCTTTATAGAAGAGATAAAAGATTAACAATTGCAGGAGTCCAGAATTGGGAAGGTGATTTAATTATGCACCCAATTGAAATTCAAGAGTTGAATATTTTAAAGTGCGACTATTTGAGAAACTTAGTCGATGATAATTCTTCCTTCAAAAATGCGATTGACTTGAGGGTTTGTAGGATTTTGGGGTGTGAAGGGATAGAGTGTGTTGTTTCGTTGTCCTCTTTTGCCTCTTCTTCCGCTCATCCATGTCAGTGCCTCGAGATGTTGTATCTTCAAGATCTGCCAAAGTTGAGTGCCCTTATTATGAAAGATGAAGGAATTGGTTCAGCAACAACATCAACATTGGTTCCGTCTGCCACCTTTTCTCATCTTAAGGAAATTACGATATACAGCTGCTCAAGTATGAAGACGTTGCTTCCACATTGGTTGCTTCCAAACCTCCAAAACCTGGAACGAATTTTGGTGCGTAGTTCTAGTCAGCTAGTAGAAATATTGGGAGCAGAAACATCAGAAGTTGAAGAAAATGGGAGTGATGCATTAATCAAATTCCATCTTCCCAAATTGAGAAAGTTGGAATTGTGGGTATTACCAAATTTGAAGAGCATATGCAGCAAAAGTGGAGTGATGGTTTGCGATTCTCTCCAACTTATCAATATTACTATATGTGATAGACTGAAGAgaattcctccatttgttccccTTGTTGGCAATGGGCAGCCATTTGCATATGCTCCACCTTCTCTTACCATCACGTCAAGGAAAGAATGGTGGGAATCGTTGGAGTGGGATGACCATCCAAACTTTAAAAATGTTCTTCAACCCCTTTGGAAGGAAGACAG gGGTTTTTGGAGATATCGATGA
- the LOC107943972 gene encoding probable disease resistance protein At4g27220: protein MEYVEPVVGIAKCLGTPVCKYLQYHRKMNDYVRKFKRMRDELNCKMEDIELQLKAELLRPLGNIPKKGVENWLKDAKEMITEAQDVENKVRNGRYLCRAWNEKLVDEKTREMKEFLDKAPNASEGLAMDGPSGGLPLPTSELVGEEAAKKEIWACLMQKEVKKIGVWGMGGVGKTTIMKHIHNDLLKEQRFKIVIWVTISKEFNVMKVQDNIASALEAKEYLDKEEDKLRRAAILSEMLKKAGKHVLILDDVWDEVSLEEVGIPEPSDSNGCKLVLTTRSELVCKYMGCTVIKVRPLSAQQALTLFLSKVGPNIVQNQTIMPTLKLVVKECAGLPLTIVVVAGTLKGEEDPLIWKNALRELKERIEKVEGVEAKVIERLKFSFDHLKDEKVKSCFLHCALYPEDFGIEKDELIECWIDEGFIDDMGTRQEMNDKGQVILKKLEDNCLLENVSSERVKMHDAVRDMALSITRMSPRYMIQAGLQLEELPEKKQWSPDIEKVSLMYNSISEISLDVLPTKCQLLTTLLLQHNPIKKIPYSFFINMPCLCVLNLSYTEIESLPNSISELKNLTTLLLRGCSTFRDLPCLSMLQELKKLDLCGTKIEEVPEGMDMLIKVRYLDLGVHTLKEIPAGLLPKLVHLQHLSFEVDNEKTSLKAVEIEPLKKLECFTGRFEDINELNKFISSMQQSKKNLIKYSLQVGSVILGGVRDKRVTIGGVENWKGELIMHPIEIQELNIVKCDYLRSLADDNSSFKNAVDLRVWRIWVCEGIECVVSLSSFASSSAHPFQSLEELDLRNLPKLSALIMKYEGIGSATTSTSAPSATFSHLKRIEVWSCSSMKTLLPHWLLPNLQNLEEILVVTCRQLVEILGAATSEFEEKGSDALIKFHLPKLRKLELWGLRNLKSICSKSGVMVCDSLELIDVTSCDKLKRIHPFVPLVGNGQPFAYAPPSLTIRSWKEWWESLEWDDHPNFKNVLQPVWKEKRSIFYVGEEKDERAGGKEVGAGGG from the exons ATGGAGTACGTAGAGCCTGTTGTTGGCATTGCAAAATGTCTCGGAACTCCTGTTTGTAAATACTTGCAATATCACAGAAAGATGAACgattatgtgagaaaattcaagaGGATGAGAGATGAATTGAATTGCAAAATGGAAGATATAGAGCTGCAATTGAAAGCAGAGCTTCTTCGTCCTCTGGGGAATATACCAAAGAAGGGAGTTGAAAATTGGTTGAAAGATGCGAAAGAGATGATTACGGAAGCACAGGATGTGGAAAATAAAGTCAGAAACGGGAGATATCTCTGTCGTGCTTGGAACGAAAAGCTGGTTGATGAAAAGACTCGAGAAATGAAGGAGTTTCTTGATAAAGCTCCTAATGCCTCTGAAGGTCTTGCCATGGATGGTCCAAGTGGTGGGTTGCCACTGCCAACATCAGAACTAGTTGGGGAGGAAGCTGCCAAAAAAGAGATTTGGGCATGTTTGATGCAAAAGGAGGTAAAAAAGATTGGGGTTTGGGGGATGGGCGGTGTGGGTAAAACCACGATCATGAAGCACATCCACAATGATCTTTTGAAAGAACAAAGATTCAAAATAGTAATCTGGGTTACCATATCAAAGGAGTTCAATGTAATGAAGGTACAAGATAATATTGCAAGTGCGTTGGAGGCAAAGGAATATTTAGACAAAGAAGAGGACAAGCTCAGACGAGCAGCAATCTTGTCAGAAATGCTGAAGAAAGCAGGAAAGCATGTTCTAATCCTAGATGATGTGTGGGATGAAGTCTCTCTAGAAGAAGTTGGGATCCCTGAGCCGAGTGACAGCAATGGCTGCAAGTTGGTGTTGACAACCCGTTCGGAGCTTGTCTGTAAGTATATGGGTTGCACGGTGATAAAAGTGAGGCCCCTTTCAGCACAACAGGCATTGACACTATTCTTGAGTAAAGTTGGGCCTAACATAGTGCAAAATCAAACTATAATGCCTACTCTAAAGCTTGTTGTCAAGGAATGTGCGGGTCTACCTCTTACAATTGTCGTCGTAGCTGGTACATTGAAGGGAGAAGAAGACCCTCTTATTTGGAAAAACGCACTCAGGGAATTGAAAGAGAGAATAGAAAAAGTGGAAGGAGTGGAAGCTAAAGTCATAGAGCGTTTGAAATTTAGCTTTGATCACTTAAAGGACGAGAAAGTGAAATCTTGTTTCTTACATTGCGCATTATATCCCGAAGATTTTGGAATTGAAAAGGATGAACTAATTGAGTGCTGGATTGACGAGGGATTCATAGATGATATGGGTACAAGACAAGAAATGAATGACAAGGGTCAAGTTATTTTGAAGAAGTTGGAAGATAATTGCTTGTTGGAAAATGTCTCGAGTGAAAGAGTAAAAATGCATGATGCAGTGAGAGACATGGCATTGTCGATCACAAGAATGAGTCCTCGATATATGATACAAGCAGGTTTGCAATTAGAAGAGTTACCAGAAAAGAAGCAATGGAGTCCGGATATTGAGAAAGTGTCACTTATGTATAACTCCATATCAGAAATTTCCTTAGACGTGCTGCCCACAAAATGTCAACTGCTCACAACCTTGTTATTGCAGCATAACCCAATAAAGAAGATCCCATATTCTTTCTTCATAAACATGCCTTGTCTTTGTGTCCTCAATTTGTCCTATACGGAGATCGAGAGTTTACCAAATTCCATCTCTGAATTAAAGAACCTCACAACATTGTTGCTTCGTGGTTGTTCTACATTTAGAGATCTGCCATGTCTTTCGATGCTTCAAGAATTGAAGAAGTTGGATCTTTGTGGGACTAAAATTGAGGAAGTCCCTGAAGGAATGGATATGCTGATAAAGGTAAGATATCTTGATCTTGGAGTGCACACTCTAAAAGAGATACCCGCGGGACTTTTACCCAAACTCGTTCACCTTCAGCACTTGAGTTTTGAAGTGGACAATGAAAAAACAAGTCTAAAAGCAGTGGAGATAGAACCATTGAAGAAGTTGGAGTGCTTTACCGGACGTTTCGAAGACATCAATGAATTGAATAAGTTCATCTCCTCAATGCAACAAAGTAAGAAAAATCTCATCAAGTACTCTTTACAGGTGGGCTCAGTTATTCTGGGTGGTGTAAGAGATAAAAGAGTAACAATTGGAGGAGTCGAGAATTGGAAAGGTGAGTTAATTATGCACCCAATTGAAATTCAAGAGTTGAATATTGTAAAGTGCGACTATTTGAGAAGCTTAGCCGATGATAATTCTTCCTTCAAAAATGCAGTTGACTTGAGGGTTTGGAGGATTTGGGTGTGTGAAGGGATAGAGTGTGTTGTTTCCCTGTCCTCTTTTGCCTCTTCTTCCGCTCATCCATTTCAGAGCCTCGAGGAGTTAGATCTTAGAAATCTGCCAAAGTTGAGTGCCCTTATTATGAAATATGAAGGAATTGGTTCAGCAACAACATCAACATCGGCTCCGTCTGCCACCTTTTCCCATCTTAAGCGAATTGAAGTATGGAGCTGCTCAAGTATGAAGACGTTGCTTCCACATTGGTTGCTTCCAAACCTCCAAAACCTGGAAGAAATACTTGTGGTTACTTGTAGGCAGCTAGTAGAAATATTGGGAGCAGCAACATCAGAATttgaagaaaaagggagtgatgCATTAATCAAATTCCATCTACCCAAATTAAGAAAGTTGGAATTGTGGGGATTACGAAATTTGAAGAGCATATGCAGCAAAAGTGGAGTGATGGTTTGTGATTCTCTCGAGTTAATCGATGTTACTAGTTGTGATAAACTGAAGAGAATTCATCCATTTGTTCCCCTTGTTGGCAATGGGCAGCCATTTGCATATGCTCCACCTTCTCTTACCATCAGGTCATGGAAAGAATGGTGGGAATCGTTGGAGTGGGATGACCATCCAAACTTTAAAAATGTTCTTCAACCCGTTTGGAAGGAGAAGAG GTCTATTTTTTATGTTGGTGAAGAGAAAGATGAAAGGGCTGGTGGGAAAGAAGTAGGGGCCGGGGGAGGATAG
- the LOC107903569 gene encoding proton pump-interactor 1, which produces MGVEVVDSDLAQLSIDKVTEVDKSFLHENRKLDKDPVYNNPIDVDSHSEEPDKEEENGASDPDFPKDAVIEWPAPKQIHSFHFIRYCFYEDPAIKAKLDQADKEIQKWNKARFKLTDELKAKRAERSEMLSQVRALNVDFEQFKTILDEKKKEIEPLQQALGKLRNNKDVDNRLSLCASEEELDFIIHSLQYRIQHESISLSEEKRILKEIKHLEGTREKVIANAAMRSKIQDSLGQKEDIQDQVKLMGVDLNGVRKEQHAVWSKKKQIKDKLDETETKIESLQNELKAVTLKRDKAFDNIQELRKQSDQGNSHFYQSRTIVHNAKLLAAQKDIKALEELSIVEVEKFMALWNGNKAFRDDYEKRILSSLDSRLLSRDGRIRNPDEKPLVAPEKPVDSETETILRPSVRKPKEEAKSGPQTDTKPAKKAPKDAETIAMESNPLSDISVVAEEILVSGKLQKNKEVDAAKLKELKREEEIAKAKQAMERKKKLAEKAAAKAARRAQMEAEKKLKEREKRAKKKVAGSTNAVNPEELIEAVAQDSEPEKVDVNTDAPVPATVSMKGKVPKETTSRYRNRTKRTESLPKAILKRKKSMNYWIWAAPAVVVVLVLLALCYYYLA; this is translated from the exons ATGGGTGTAGAGGTTGTTGATTCAGACCTGGCACAATTGTCTATTGACAAAGTGACTGAAGTAGACAAATCATTTCTTCATGAAAATAGGAAACTGGATAAGGATCCAGTTTATAATAACCCCATTGATGTTGATTCACATAGTGAGGAACCTGATAAGGAAGAAGAGAATGGTGCATCCGATCCCGACTTTCCGAAGGATGCGGTCATCGAGTGGCCTGCACCTAAGCAGATCCACTCTTTTCATTTTATTAGGTATTGCTTCTACGAAGAtccggctataaaagccaaacttGATCAGGCTGATAAAGAGATACAAAAGTGGAATAAAGCCAGGTTTAAGCTTACCGATGAATTAAAAGCAAAAAGG GCAGAGCGATCAGAGATGCTTTCGCAAGTGAGAGCGCTGAATGttgattttgagcaatttaaGACAATTTTAgatgagaaaaaaaaggaaatagaaCCACTGCAGCAGGCTTTAGGCAAGCTTCGCAATAATAAAGATGTTGATAATCGACTTAGTTTATGTGCATCTGAGGAGGAGCTCGATTTTATT ATCCATAGCTTGCAATACCGCATTCAGCATGAAAGCATCTCGTTGAGTGAGGAGAAGCGAATCCTTAAAGAAATCAAACACCTGGAGGGAACCCGCGAGAAAGTTATTGCTAATGCTGCAATGAGATCAAAGATTCAAGATTCATTAGGCCAGAAAGAAGACATTCAAGATCAAGTTAAA CTTATGGGTGTCGATTTGAATGGAGTAAGGAAGGAGCAGCATGCAGTCTGGTCCAAAAAAAAGCAAATTAAAGATAAATTGGATGAAACTGAGACTAAAATCGAGTCTTTACAAAATGAGCTGAAAGCTGTGACCCTGAAGAGGGACAAAGCTTTTGACAACATTCAGGAGCTGAGGAAACAAAGTGATCAGGGG AATTCTCACTTTTACCAGAGCCGTACCATTGTACACAATGCCAAACTGCTTGCTGCACAGAAAGATATAAAGGCTCTTGAGGAGTTATCAATTGTGGAG GTTGAGAAGTTTATGGCTCTCTGGAATGGCAATAAAGCCTTCAGGGATGATTATGAGAAAAGAATTCTGTCATCCCTGGACAGTCGGCTATTGAGTCGGGATGGTCGGATAAGGAATCCTGATGAGAAACCACTGGTTGCACCCGAGAAACCAGTGGATTCTGAAACCGAAACAATTCTGAGACCTAGTGTAAGAAAACCAAAGGAAGAGGCCAAATCAGGTCCCCAAACAGATACTAAACCAGCCAAAAAGGCCCCAAAAGATGCCGAGACTATAGCAATGGAGTCGAATCCTTTGTCAGATATTAGTGTTGTAGCAGAGGAAATTTTGGTATCCGGAAAATTGCAAAAGAACAAGGAAGTCGATGCAGCAAAACTGAAagaattgaagagagaagaggaAATAGCGAAAGCAAAGCAAGCcatggaaagaaaaaagaagttggCTGAAAAAGCAGCAGCCAAAGCAGCTAGAAGAGCTCAAATGGAAGCTGAAAAGAAGCTCAAG GAGCGTGAAAAGAGAGCTAAGAAGAAGGTGGCAGGATCGACAAATGCTGTGAATCCCGAGGAACTGATTGAAGCTGTGGCACAAGATTCAGAACCCGAGAAGGTCGATGTTAATACTGATGCACCTGTTCCTGCTACCGTTTCAATGAAGGGTAAAGTACCAAAGGAGACTACTAGTAGGTACAGGAATCGAACCAAAAGAACCGAGTCCCTCCCAAAAGCCATCCTGAAACGTAAGAAGTCGATGAACTATTGGATATGGGCAGCTCCTGCTGTGGTGGTCGTGCTGGTTCTTTTAGCATTATGTTACTATTATCTTGCCTGA